TAACTGATGAACCGCTTCATAGGTAAGCGTACCGCTGCGCGATACAACGCCAACATGACCTGGCAGATGAATATAACCCGGCATAATGCCAATCTTGCATTCTCCCGGCGTAATTACTCCCGGACAGTTCGGCCCGATCAGTACCGTCTTCTTGCCTTCCATGTAACGCTTCACCTTGACCATATCGAGCACCGGAATTCCTTCCGTAATACAAATGACAAGATCAAGCTCCGCTTCTACCGCTTCCAGGATGGAATCCGCGGCAAATGCCGGCGGTACATAAATAACACTCGCCGTTGCACCGGTAGCTTCCTTAGCCTCTCTTACTGTATTAAACACCGGCAAGCTCGCCGTTTGTCCGTTCTCTAGCTCAATCTCGACCGTAGTGCCGCCCTTGCCCGGGGATGTGCCGCCCACCATTTGCGTCCCGTAGTCCAAGGCGCCCTTGGCATGGAACAACGCAGTCTTGCCCGTGATCCCCTGGGTGATAACCTTTGTATTCTTATCGATCAAAATACTCATACTTCAAGCCTCCCCTTTATGGATAAGGTGATTACATTACGATACGAGCGCAACGATCTTCTGCGCGCCATCTGCCATCGAATCCGCAGATACGATCGTCAAATCGGATTCAGCCAGAATACGCTTGCCCAGCTCTACATTCGTTCCTTCCAGACGTACCACTAACGGACGATCAAGTCCGATCTGATGGGCCGCTTCTACGATTCCCGCTGCGATGACGTCACATTTCATAATTCCACCGAAAATATTTACGAAAATCCCCTTAACTTTATCATCAGACAGTATGATCTTGAACGCTTCCGTAACCTTCTCAGCCGTTGCTCCGCCCCCTACGTCGAGGAAGTTGGCAGGATCGCCGCCATAATATTTAATAATGTCCATCGTTGCCATCGCAAGACCCGCTCCATTGACCATGCAGCCGATGTTTCCATCTAAGGCAATATAGCTAAGATCAAACTTAGAAGCTTCAATTTCTTTCTCGTTCTCTTCTTCCAAATCGCGCAGAGCAACGATATCCTTATGCCGGAACAACGCATTGGAATCAAAATTTAATTTGGCATCCAGCGCCATTACATTACCGTCACCAGTAACTACAAGTGGATTAATCTCAGCGATGGAGCAATCCTTGTCGACAAATGCCGCATAGAGAGCCATCATAAATTGAGCCGCTTTATTTACCAGTTCATTAGGTATGTTAATCGCATAAGCTAGTCTGCGCGCCTGATAGGACTGAAGACCCAGCGCAGGATCAACTACCTCTTTAAATATTTTCTCCGGAGTTGCTGCTGCGACCTCTTCGATCTCTGTACCGCCTTCTTCCGACGCCATCATTACGACGCTGCCGGTTCCACGGTCGACAACAACACCTATGTAGTACTCTTTCTTAATGTCGCAGCCTTCTTCGATCAACAAGCGTTTGACCTCTTTGCCTTCCGGGCCAGTCTGATGCGTTACCAGTACCTTGCCGAGAATTTCCTGTGCATAAGTCCGCACTTCTTCCAGATTTTTCGCGACTTTAACGCCACCAGCTTTGCCGCGTCCGCCAGCATGGATCTGCGCCTTCACAACGACAACTGGGCTGCCCAGCGCAGCCGCTGCCTCTACAGCCTCATCAACCGTAAACGCAACTTGTCCTTTCGGAACGGCGACTCCATACTGCTTCAGCACTTCTTTTCCTTGATATTCATGGATATTCATACTTTAGAATCCTCCTATCAACAGGCGGTATTAGAAGTTGTTCCATAACCCTAAGTAACGAACCTCACAGGTATGGCCAAATCGTTGAAACCCCACTCATTGTACCATGTTTTTGAAACGCTTTCCTTAAAAAGTTCATGATTTATACACAACTTTTTTATATCAATTTGATCTCATTTTGAGATAAATCATTCCCGTTTTTCAAAGTTCACACCTTTTTTTAGTTGACCTCGAAAATCGTCATTTTATTTCAGAATATTTATATATTCGACTTTTCACTTGCCAAGTAATATAAGTGAGTCGCAGCGGATCTGCGAAACACATCGCGAAATGAGATGAATTCCTATTCTATAATGATGATCAACTCGGTAAAATGATGTGATGTTTTTGATTGATTTCAGCAAAGCTTGACATTTCTAAGAGAAACTTCTACGATACGATCAAAGCATAGTTCGGAAAATATGGAAGCACCTTTTTTCCCTCGATAAGGCGCCATTGCCAGGCAACTGGTATCAAATGAAGGTTCGTAAGTTGGGCTAAGCACTCAGCTTACTACTGAACCTCCTTATTATGGAAAAGGGGTGTTTTTTTGTTATGTCCATGTACGGGAAGCTTTATAGTGCCTGTCTATACGGTATCGACGGAGTATTGATTGAAGTAGAAGTGGATCTGTCCAGCGGGATTCCCCAGGTAAATCTGGTTGGATTGCCTGATTCCGCCGTACGAGAGGCCGTGGAAAGAGTGCGCTCGGCGATCAAAAACTGCGGCTATACCTTTCCGCTGCAAAGGGTCACGATAAATCTTGCACCGGCCGATCTGCGTAAGACGGGCAGTGCATTCGATCTCGCCATTGCACTCGGACTCTTGGCAGCAAGTGAGCAGATCCGTCTACCGGAGGAGGAGCACCTGCTTATTCTCGGCGAGCTCTCGCTCGACGGCACGCTTCGTCCAGTTCCTGGAGTGTTGGCTATGGTCGATCTGGCGATGAAGCAAGGCTTCACCTCTGTGCTACTGCCTAAAGACAATGCACCAGAAGCGATGCTGCTGGATGGAATTCATGTTTATGGACTTAGGCATTTACAGGAGTTGGATCCAGAGGGGTTCACCGATAAAAAGGGCATACAAGCTCCCTTGCATCTATCTTCTTTATCCCATTTGCAAATTCATCATGATCATCCGGTAACAGTCGAGGAGCCAGTATTGTTTCCGCCACCTACCGAGGACTACAGCGATGTGCTTGGACAGCAACATGTCAAGCGAGCGCTGACGATCGCAGCAGCAGGCATGCATAATATCGTCCTGATCGGCCCCCCAGGTACTGGCAAGACGATGCTCATTCGCAGACTGCCCACAATTCTCCCTCCTCTATCCCAAGAGGAAGCTCTGGAAGTTACGAAAATTTACAGCTCGGCTGGCAAATTAAAAGGCAGTGGGGGCGACTTAATGAGCACCCGTCCTTTTCGTTCGCCACACCACACTATTTCGGGGGCTGGACTCATCGGCGGCGGCAGCATACCGAGGCCGGGAGAAGTCAGTCTCGCTCATCACGGTGTCTTATTCTTGGATGAGCTGCCCGAATTTTCGCGAGGTGTTCTGGAGGTGCTGCGCCAGCCACTGGAAGAGCGCGTCGTCTCGATAAGCAGGTCGCGGGCTTCTTTTACCTTTCCAGCACGATTTCTGTTGGCTGCTTCATTGAATCCGTGTCCCTGTGGGTTTTTCGCGGCTGAACCGCCGCTTCCACCATGTACCTGCAGCCCGGCCAGAATCGCTCAGTATCGTGAGAAGATATCCGGCCCACTGTTGGACCGTATCGATATGCATGTTGAGGTGCCACGTCCAGCCAATTGGCAAAGCGATGTCCAGCCTTTATCCTCAGCTGAGATGCGTGTCGCCATTGAGAGAGCTGAAGCGATCCAGCTCAATCGATATCGTAATTACACATTCACCCGTAACAGTGAATTATCTGGCCGGATGTTACGTAAGTTCGCCCCGCTTGACGCTGCAGCGAGCCGCTTGTTGGAGGCTTCGTTCGAGACGCTAGGGCTCAGCATGCGCGCCCATGACCGGATCATTAAGTTGGCCCGTACAATCGCTGATCTGGAGGGCTCGGACCGTATCATATCCGCCCATATTGCCGAGGCGATCCAATATCGTCAGTTAGATCGGCGCAGGGTTGAGACCGTGTAAATCAAAAGAAAGCCTCCATTTCCACGGGTATATGTAGTTCTTGGGCTTGAGAAAATTCTATTGCAAGATAAACAATCTTTAAGTGTCGTGGTTACTCATCCTTGAATGAGCTCTCGTTAGAGGTTTTCTTGTAAAGACTCCAGTGTCTTCACGATTAAAAGGCAGCTTCTAAATGCTCCAATTGTGTCTCGCCATCTCCATGGTAGAGAACAGTGATCACGTCAAAACGGACCAGAGCTGTCTGCTTAGCGGTTTGCAGTAAATAGACGGCGGCGGTATCACGCACCTTACGTATTTTGCGGGGAGTGATGGATTCGGAAGGAAAACCATAAGCAAGCGCATAGCCGCTGCGGCTGCGCACCTCGACGATGACAATCTGCTCTTCCTTGGTTACAATCAAATCCAGCTCCCCTGTCCGACAGCGCCAATTTCTGGCCAAGATCCTATATCCCTGATTCTGCAAATATTGCGCCGCCATATTTTCCGCTTGTCTGCCGCGAGCTTGGCGTTCATCTATACCCGATCTTTCATTTCTCGAATTACTCATATGTAACGACTCCTTCATAACTTCTAAAGCAAAGTAAGCATAGTGTTATGGGATATAAAGGTTATAACTACACATAAATCCAATATAAGTTATGGAAGGATATCTGGCAAATTGTTTATGTAAATCACCATTAAAGATATCAAATATCGTCCGAAAACGGTTTAACAGGCATATTCTACTTATATAGACTTCAAGCGCCGTGAATTTGCTTCACGGCGCTCCGTATTATTCGTAGTACCATTCTTCCTCAGCCAGCTTGTCGGAACGGTAAATGAAAGTGAGTATTTCAGCCACGAGATTATAAAGCTCTGGCGGAATCTGTTGGTCCAAATCAAGCTTGGACAGTACTTCTACTAGTGCCGGGTCCTCCTGAATCGGGATACCATGCTCCTTGGCTGTCTCCAGGATACGTTCAGCCAGCATCCCCCTACCTTTGGCAGCTACGATTGGCGCATCGCCTTTGGACGGTTCATATTTCAGAGCGACTGCCTTCTTCATAGAGAGCGGAAGCTCCTGTGATTTGTCCTCACTCATACACGATAGTCCACCCCTCTATATGAGCTGGGCGCGTAGGCTTGAGACATCGTTAAATCATTGGCTCCGTCCTCTTCAACAGCTTTGATCAACCGTTCCGCATTCAAGGCTAATAACCGGTACCCTGCCGAATCCAATGCAGCTCTTACCTCATCCTGACGTGACTCAAGGAAGGTTCCGGCCAGTTCATTCTCACTATAAATCTTGAGCAGTACCTTCTTGTCTGCCACCTGTACATCGACCATAATTTGGCCGAGCGCCTTCATTTGCAAATCGAACCACAGCCGGCAATTGTCAGCGTCGAGCAAACCTTTGCGGCCACGCCTCGATTCGATATGTACGGACGCCGTCTGCTCTCCATCTGGCCCGATAAAAGGCAGAAATAGCGTGACTTGTGCGAACGGAGCCGTACGGTCGGTCGTCAGCAATAGCTGCTGCCCGGTCAATTGGCTGGCCAACTGTCGGGCAGTATCCAGCAGCGGTGCTGGAACGTCGTCCTGCGACAGCACCTGCATCAGCAGCCCCTTCAGTGTATCGCTGACCATGAGGGGGCTGCTCTTGTGCGCAGCCAGGGCTTCCGGCTGAGCCAGCCCCGCGGCAGCCCCAGCGGCTTGCGCGCCGGGCACTGCCCCGCTCGCGCCGCTATGCGGCAGCGCGGGCCCTTCCTGCGGCGCGGCCATAGGCCCGCTGCCGCCAGCCCCGCCGGGTGCGACAGCGCCCCCGGCGGCGCCCCGCGGCGCCTCGCCTGCGGCAGGCGCCGGTTCTTGCTGCGCGCCAACGGCCGCGCGCAGCAGCTGCTGCTCGTGCTCCGCACCGAGCAGCTTGAGCACGCGCCCCACCCACGGCTCAACCGCCGTGGGGGGCGCTACCAGTGGCGAAGCCCCAGCGGGAGCTTCGCCAGCCGTGGCCGCAGCCGCAGCACTAGCACCCGTGCTTGTGCCTGCGGCAAGGCCGACCGCACGCTCCGCTGCGGTCAGCTCTGCACCGCCTTGCCCTCTACTAGGCAAGGCAACGGTATCCTGCGCTATCGTAGCGCGCAGCTGTGTCAGCAAGCTCTGCAGTTTGCTGAGCAGAGCATCCGTCGTCTGAGTACCGGCCCCCTGTACCGTAGACGCCAATGAACCATCTGCCATTGGCAATGAGGAAGCCGAGAAAGGAACTGCCTTTCCACCGCCATCCATCGCAGTCTGGGACATCGTCGGAGCTGGGTTTAACACGCCCTCATTCGCGCCTGCAACTCCGCTTCCCTGTGCAGCTCCTTGAGCAGCAACCGCTGCAGCAGCCGATCCTCCAGCTGATGCACCGGGTGTTGCGGCATTAGGAACAACAGCGTTTGCGGCCAGCTGTCCCATCCCCGCATTCTGCATTTCCGCTCCGGTAGCCATTGGAACTTGAGCGCCGTTCGCTTGCCCACCTGTCTGCCCCAGTACATTTAAGCGGCCTCCTCCTACAAATGCCGCCAACTGCTCCTCCAGATTCGACAACAGTACATGCAGGGGCAGGCCAAAAATCGCTTGATGCAAGCTGCCCACCGTTTCGCCAGTCAAAGGCAAACCTCGATTCAATGCAATTCCAGCAGCTTGGACCCATTCAGATAACGGTACGGAAGATGGTTTTAGTGCCGTTAGACTAAGGAGTTGAGTGACATTCTCCTTAGTCAAAGGTATTCCGCTCGCCTGCATGGATTGGATCAAATCGCGGTTCGCCGCAGTGTTCTCCAATCCGAATTCACTCAATAATCCGGCAAGTGAGGAGGAAGACAACCCCGATGTCACTGGCTGGTTGATTGGCTTAAGCACCATCTGGCCATCCTGAACCTGCGGCTGTACTTGCAATAGCGTCGTCTGGCCTTGCTGCAGCGGGGTTTCTAACGTGGCGTGGAGCTTCACCCCCTGCACCTGAATCACCGCTTCCTGTCCCCCCTCGGATACGCTAAGCACCGTTCCACGTACGACCTGTCCGGCCTTGAGCTCTAATGTGCGCGGCTCTCCAGGACGTGCATCCCCCAGCATACTTCTCAGCAGAGGTCCTATATTCATCAACTTCCCTCCCAACCCTAAAATAGATGAAAATCAAAAAGTCCACTTTTGATAAAAAAACCAATCGAGGCCAATTCATAGATGAGCGACCACGATTCAAAGGTAGGCTTTCCTTCGATATATAAAATTTCATCAGTAGAATCTGATCATCGATTTTCTAACGAAACGTGGTATCGCTATTTCAACTGAAATGACCCTCTAAAAATTTTAACGAAACTAGGTATCGTTATTTAAGCCAATTCGGCGCTTAACACCTTATATTCTCCCAAATAACGATATGGTGTTTCGTTAGATTTTATTTACCTCTATTAGCGAGGAAATAACGATCTGTAGTTTCGTTAGACGATACGGAAAACCCGCCTGACATGGCGGGTTAATCAGAACAACGTCTGTTCTTCAATCAACAAGTTTCGCAAGAAGCTTCGGCGGTGCATCGGCGTCGGGCCCAAAGCCATAATTTGCTCCCGATGCAGCTTCGTGGCATAACCCTTATGTACTGCAATTCCGTATTCAGGATATTTTACATCCCATTCTCCCTGACAGAGCCTGTCCCGCGTAACTTTGGCGACAATCGATGCAGCTGCAATCGACTGGCTTGTGGCATCGCCTTTAATAATAGCCAGCTGGGGAATATCAGTATCGATCTTCTCTGCATCAATCAGCAGCATGTCCGGCATGACGTTCAATTGACTCACCGCCTGCTTCATTGCCAGACGTGCAGCCTGTTTAATATTAATTTGATCAATGGTTGGAGCATCCACATAACCAACTCCTACAGCTACAGCCTGTTCCATAATCACATCGTATAAATGCTCTCGCTTCTTGGCACTGAGCTTCTTGGAATCATCGACATCCTCAAGCACGAGTCCTCGCGGCAAAATAACCGCAGCCGCTACAACATCACCAAACAGACAACCCCGACCTACTTCATCAACACCTGCAATGTTCTGATAAGATAACTCCCAATATTCCTGTTCGTATTTCAATAAATGACTCATCATTTCTCCCCGTTCTCCCCGTCAACTACGCCTAGCATTCTATGATGAGGGGCGGCCCTACACATCCTTGTCCCTCTATGAAGCTATAAGTACACTATATACTATTTATCGGTTGAACGACTTCTAAATTAAGCGATCTATAAGGATGAAATTTTTCCCTGATGGCCAATTTTCATTTACACACAAAGCCTATGTACACAAAAAATCCTTCCAGGAGCCATCAGACTATCCCGGAAGGATTGTATCGTGCTATGAGTTATTGAGGTCAATCTAACTTTAATATGGGGCCTCCATTGAATATCTTCCCAGCTTGCCAGCTCGCAGCTCACGCAGCAATATTCCAGAGGCTTTCTCCAAATCAACACGACCGCCGCTAACGATACAGCCACGCTTGCGCCCTACAGCCTCCATCACCGCTACAATATCATGCGGATTATCCGGATCTTGAGGAGGCTCCTTCAACTCAAATCGGCTAGAGAAGGGCTCCCAATAATATTTAACCAAATATTTAACGCCAAAAAAAGCGATGTCTTCCACATTCAATATTTCTTCACGGATTGCTCCAGTTACCGCCAGGCGATAACCTACATTCTGATCCTCAAATTTCGGCCAGAGAATTCCCGGAGTATCAAGCAGCTCCATATCGGTCCCTACCTTGATCCACTGTTGGCCCTTGGTAACGCCAGGACGATCTCCAGTAGCCGCAATATTTCGCCCCGCCAATCGGTTAATCAACGTAGATTTCCCTACGTTAGGAATCCCTACGATCAGGGCACGGACCGCACGTGGATTCATGCCTTTTGCCCGTTGCTTCTCCAGCTTGTCTTTCAACAACTCCTTGGCTAAGAGAGGGATATCTTTAATCCCTTGGCCGCTGTATGCATCAACAGCAACAGCAAGATGCCCTTCTTGCTTGAATACTTCCAGCCATTGCTTCGTCACGCCGGGATCTGCCAGATCGGCTTTGTTCAGCACGATCAAACGTGGCTTACCCTGCAAAATTTCATCGATCATCGGATTTCTGCTGGACATTGGCAGCCTTGCATCCAACAGCTCGATCACAACATCGATAAGCTTAAGCTTATCCTGAATCTGCCGGCGAGCCTTGGTCATATGTCCGGGAAACCATTGAATCGTCATCGTATCACCTCAATTTTCCCGAGCACATCTTTACTTTCGAAATTAGTGACCGATCATTTTGATATCTTTTACAGGCCAGAATACAAGATCCGCCCGGCCGATAATATCTTTGAACGGTACAAACCCGATCGCACGGCTATCCGTACTATTCGACCGATTGTCGCCAAGTACAAACACATAGCCCTCCGGAACCTTTCCATCCGGAAACTGCTCATTAGGGAAGTTTTCTCTAATATTGTATAGCTGGTTATTTTTATGCTTCTCATCCAGAGCCTCCTGGATATAAGGCTCCTCAATTACTTTACCATTGACCGTAATAGTGTCGCCCTCAACCTTAACGGTATCGCCAGGCACACCGATTACGCGCTTAATGAAATCACGTCCTTCCGATGGAACATGGAAGACGACAACTTCACTGTGCTTAGGCGCACGGAAATCATAAACAATCTTGTTGACGATAATTCTCTCGCCAGTATAGAAATTCGGATGCATTGACGGCCCGTCGACAATAAATGGAGCAAACAACAGCCATCGGATCAATAATACTAATACGACAGCGATCACGATGGCCTTTATCCACTCCATTGCCTCGCTCTTATGTTCTTGGGGCGGTTTTTGGGAATCTTCCGCATGAATATGCTGTTCCATGGATCGCGATCTCTCCTTGTCATATATAGTATGCAGCACTATATAGCCTTTTATAAATATAGAAAGGGAGCTTGAGTAAACACACAAGCCCCCTCTTATCGTTAACCGAATTAACGACGTGCTTCTTTAATTCTCGCTGCTTTACCGCGAAGTTCACGAAGATAGTACAGCTTCGCACGACGCACTTTACCACGGCGAGCCACTTCGATTCTATCGAGTTTTGGGGAATGAAGCGGGAAAGTTCTTTCCACACCTACACCGTTCGAAATTTTACGAACTGTAAAAGTTTCGCTGATTCCACCACCACGACGCTTAATTACAACACCTTCAAACAACTGGATACGCTCACGAGATCCCTCGATAACCTTAACGAACACTTTTAAAGTGTCACCAGGACGAAAGCTCGGAATATCCTTGCGAAGTTGTTCTTGCGTAATCGCTTGTACGATATTCATCTATGACTCCCTCCTTCCACTCAGGTGTTCATGCCTCTTCCGGAAACCCTCATGTTTTCCTTCATCATCCGCAGCGGACCACCGATTTCACAACAAAATTAATAATACCACATTTTATATGGTGTATCAAGAAAATTATCTGTGCTGTTATCTTTGATTTAACAAACAGGAATTCGACTTTTTTGAAGTCCAAGCTCACTAGCTTTTCTTCTTAACTACTTAAATGATAAGAAGTTCAATCTTATGCGTAAAGTGTTCAGAATAATTTAGAAATTTAGCTAATTGCCTCCTTCTGTCTACAAGATGCCTCATTTCAAAGTAAATTCTTCAACTTCAAATCCTTCATGAAGTGACCGTACTATGTACAATTCATCAAATCCTTCATTATATGAAGGTAATTCTAATTTCTTCAGTGTACTTTTGATTCCTACCTCAGGAACCTTTTCTTTTCCTTGCCTCTGTTCATTACGTTCATGCGATAAATCATAATCTGGTTCAAAGTAATAACCCACTAACTTATAT
The window above is part of the Paenibacillus lutimineralis genome. Proteins encoded here:
- the sucD gene encoding succinate--CoA ligase subunit alpha produces the protein MSILIDKNTKVITQGITGKTALFHAKGALDYGTQMVGGTSPGKGGTTVEIELENGQTASLPVFNTVREAKEATGATASVIYVPPAFAADSILEAVEAELDLVICITEGIPVLDMVKVKRYMEGKKTVLIGPNCPGVITPGECKIGIMPGYIHLPGHVGVVSRSGTLTYEAVHQLTTRGIGQSSAVGIGGDPVKGSEFIDILRRFNEDDNTHAVIMIGEIGGTAEEEAAEWIAENMTKPVVGFIGGVTAPPGKRMGHAGAIISGGKGTAKEKIAKLEQCGIKVAPTPSEMGATLVSVLEERGLLGMCTTH
- the sucC gene encoding ADP-forming succinate--CoA ligase subunit beta: MNIHEYQGKEVLKQYGVAVPKGQVAFTVDEAVEAAAALGSPVVVVKAQIHAGGRGKAGGVKVAKNLEEVRTYAQEILGKVLVTHQTGPEGKEVKRLLIEEGCDIKKEYYIGVVVDRGTGSVVMMASEEGGTEIEEVAAATPEKIFKEVVDPALGLQSYQARRLAYAINIPNELVNKAAQFMMALYAAFVDKDCSIAEINPLVVTGDGNVMALDAKLNFDSNALFRHKDIVALRDLEEENEKEIEASKFDLSYIALDGNIGCMVNGAGLAMATMDIIKYYGGDPANFLDVGGGATAEKVTEAFKIILSDDKVKGIFVNIFGGIMKCDVIAAGIVEAAHQIGLDRPLVVRLEGTNVELGKRILAESDLTIVSADSMADGAQKIVALVS
- a CDS encoding YifB family Mg chelatase-like AAA ATPase; the encoded protein is MYGKLYSACLYGIDGVLIEVEVDLSSGIPQVNLVGLPDSAVREAVERVRSAIKNCGYTFPLQRVTINLAPADLRKTGSAFDLAIALGLLAASEQIRLPEEEHLLILGELSLDGTLRPVPGVLAMVDLAMKQGFTSVLLPKDNAPEAMLLDGIHVYGLRHLQELDPEGFTDKKGIQAPLHLSSLSHLQIHHDHPVTVEEPVLFPPPTEDYSDVLGQQHVKRALTIAAAGMHNIVLIGPPGTGKTMLIRRLPTILPPLSQEEALEVTKIYSSAGKLKGSGGDLMSTRPFRSPHHTISGAGLIGGGSIPRPGEVSLAHHGVLFLDELPEFSRGVLEVLRQPLEERVVSISRSRASFTFPARFLLAASLNPCPCGFFAAEPPLPPCTCSPARIAQYREKISGPLLDRIDMHVEVPRPANWQSDVQPLSSAEMRVAIERAEAIQLNRYRNYTFTRNSELSGRMLRKFAPLDAAASRLLEASFETLGLSMRAHDRIIKLARTIADLEGSDRIISAHIAEAIQYRQLDRRRVETV
- a CDS encoding YraN family protein — encoded protein: MSNSRNERSGIDERQARGRQAENMAAQYLQNQGYRILARNWRCRTGELDLIVTKEEQIVIVEVRSRSGYALAYGFPSESITPRKIRKVRDTAAVYLLQTAKQTALVRFDVITVLYHGDGETQLEHLEAAF
- a CDS encoding EscU/YscU/HrcU family type III secretion system export apparatus switch protein, with translation MSEDKSQELPLSMKKAVALKYEPSKGDAPIVAAKGRGMLAERILETAKEHGIPIQEDPALVEVLSKLDLDQQIPPELYNLVAEILTFIYRSDKLAEEEWYYE
- a CDS encoding flagellar hook-length control protein FliK — protein: MNIGPLLRSMLGDARPGEPRTLELKAGQVVRGTVLSVSEGGQEAVIQVQGVKLHATLETPLQQGQTTLLQVQPQVQDGQMVLKPINQPVTSGLSSSSLAGLLSEFGLENTAANRDLIQSMQASGIPLTKENVTQLLSLTALKPSSVPLSEWVQAAGIALNRGLPLTGETVGSLHQAIFGLPLHVLLSNLEEQLAAFVGGGRLNVLGQTGGQANGAQVPMATGAEMQNAGMGQLAANAVVPNAATPGASAGGSAAAAVAAQGAAQGSGVAGANEGVLNPAPTMSQTAMDGGGKAVPFSASSLPMADGSLASTVQGAGTQTTDALLSKLQSLLTQLRATIAQDTVALPSRGQGGAELTAAERAVGLAAGTSTGASAAAAATAGEAPAGASPLVAPPTAVEPWVGRVLKLLGAEHEQQLLRAAVGAQQEPAPAAGEAPRGAAGGAVAPGGAGGSGPMAAPQEGPALPHSGASGAVPGAQAAGAAAGLAQPEALAAHKSSPLMVSDTLKGLLMQVLSQDDVPAPLLDTARQLASQLTGQQLLLTTDRTAPFAQVTLFLPFIGPDGEQTASVHIESRRGRKGLLDADNCRLWFDLQMKALGQIMVDVQVADKKVLLKIYSENELAGTFLESRQDEVRAALDSAGYRLLALNAERLIKAVEEDGANDLTMSQAYAPSSYRGVDYRV
- a CDS encoding ribonuclease HII, with amino-acid sequence MSHLLKYEQEYWELSYQNIAGVDEVGRGCLFGDVVAAAVILPRGLVLEDVDDSKKLSAKKREHLYDVIMEQAVAVGVGYVDAPTIDQINIKQAARLAMKQAVSQLNVMPDMLLIDAEKIDTDIPQLAIIKGDATSQSIAAASIVAKVTRDRLCQGEWDVKYPEYGIAVHKGYATKLHREQIMALGPTPMHRRSFLRNLLIEEQTLF
- the ylqF gene encoding ribosome biogenesis GTPase YlqF, with product MTIQWFPGHMTKARRQIQDKLKLIDVVIELLDARLPMSSRNPMIDEILQGKPRLIVLNKADLADPGVTKQWLEVFKQEGHLAVAVDAYSGQGIKDIPLLAKELLKDKLEKQRAKGMNPRAVRALIVGIPNVGKSTLINRLAGRNIAATGDRPGVTKGQQWIKVGTDMELLDTPGILWPKFEDQNVGYRLAVTGAIREEILNVEDIAFFGVKYLVKYYWEPFSSRFELKEPPQDPDNPHDIVAVMEAVGRKRGCIVSGGRVDLEKASGILLRELRAGKLGRYSMEAPY
- the lepB gene encoding signal peptidase I, with translation MEQHIHAEDSQKPPQEHKSEAMEWIKAIVIAVVLVLLIRWLLFAPFIVDGPSMHPNFYTGERIIVNKIVYDFRAPKHSEVVVFHVPSEGRDFIKRVIGVPGDTVKVEGDTITVNGKVIEEPYIQEALDEKHKNNQLYNIRENFPNEQFPDGKVPEGYVFVLGDNRSNSTDSRAIGFVPFKDIIGRADLVFWPVKDIKMIGH
- the rplS gene encoding 50S ribosomal protein L19 — its product is MNIVQAITQEQLRKDIPSFRPGDTLKVFVKVIEGSRERIQLFEGVVIKRRGGGISETFTVRKISNGVGVERTFPLHSPKLDRIEVARRGKVRRAKLYYLRELRGKAARIKEARR